A single window of Salvia splendens isolate huo1 chromosome 6, SspV2, whole genome shotgun sequence DNA harbors:
- the LOC121806427 gene encoding receptor-like serine/threonine-protein kinase SD1-7, with amino-acid sequence MATRTKFMLSSPFFLLLFFPCNGSDTITIDQPLSPNQTIVSKQDIFQLGFFLPAGATNYYVGIWYRNKPLRSVWVANRNNPISPSLYNTSLLQLTTNGTLTLTVNSLPIWTLQSPAKATQAIILDTGNFVLQNNSAVVWQSFENPSGTWLPGAPISSQIKLTSWTTLEDPAAGAGSYSLQMESNELVIKRNASQTVWKSGFWSNGGFPSFPNSNALYNFSHVSRNGVDFFTYNAYNESVFVRIVLLASGELDHYVWSEAKGDWFTAAEQPFDPDFCEVEAKCGANAVCDVNYVPACRCLEGFAPRVEGDWGLFDFSQGCVRERALQCEKEKTVFSRVISAVWSGGSNVSGGGECEALCLDDCSCSAFANRSGDGCVLFKDDLMDLQRLGNQSSSGGDLFVRMERADRPSRKGKRKVVVAVAVSISAAALVVLSFCLWPILKSKVFRVVHQDLLLLDLNQSSRAVERNREYELPVFSFSSIAAATNNFSDANKLGEGGFGPVYKGELLNGQFVAVKRLSQSSDQGLEEFRNETQLIAKLQHKNLVGILGCCTEKDENILVYEYMPNKSLDVFIFEPEKKGLLDWKKRVEIIEGIAQGLLYRHHYSRLRMIHRDLKASNVLLDAEMNPKISDFGMARIFGGNESRSNTKRIVGTYGYMSPEYAMKGVFSLKSDVYSFGVVMLEIITGKTISELYDSNRLTLLEYGWNMWKQERGLELVDPILEVPRSSYSVALKCINIALLCVQGNPDDRPLMSDVVSMLNNDKAAIASPDHPAFTVGTTSAALEIASVNHLTVSQIDPR; translated from the exons ATGGCAACTCGAACCAAATTCATGCTCTCTTCACCCTTCTTCCTTCTCCTCTTCTTCCCCTGCAATGGCTCAGACACCATTACAATCGACCAACCTCTCTCCCCAAACCAAACCATCGTCTCCAAACAAGACATATTCCAACTGGGCTTCTTCCTCCCAGCCGGCGCCACCAACTACTACGTCGGAATCTGGTACAGAAACAAACCCCTTCGATCAGTCTGGGTCGCAAACAGAAACAATCCAATCTCCCCCTCTCTCTACAACACCTCTCTCCTCCAATTAACTACTAACGGCACCCTCACCCTCACCGTCAACTCCCTTCCAATCTGGACCTTGCAATCACCGGCAAAAGCCACCCAAGCAATTATCCTCGACACCGGAAACTTCGTCTTGCAAAACAACTCCGCTGTCGTCTGGCAGAGCTTCGAGAACCCCTCGGGCACGTGGCTGCCCGGCGCACCCATCAGCTCACAAATCAAGCTCACTTCTTGGACCACACTAGAAGACCCGGCCGCGGGCGCGGGCAGCTACTCTTTGCAAATGGAAAGTAACGAGCTTGTGATAAAGAGAAACGCCTCACAAACGGTTTGGAAAAGCGGGTTTTGGAGCAACGGCGGTTTCCCTTCGTTTCCCAATAGCAACGCTTTGTACAATTTCAGCCACGTCTCGAGAAACGGAGTTGATTTCTTCACCTATAATGCTTACAACGAATCGGTTTTTGTTAGAATTGTTCTGCTTGCGAGCGGCGAATTGGATCACTACGTGTGGTCGGAGGCGAAGGGGGATTGGTTCACGGCGGCGGAGCAGCCGTTTGATCCCGATTTCTGTGAAGTCGAAGCGAAATGTGGGGCGAATGCGGTTTGTGATGTGAATTACGTGCCTGCGTGTAGGTGTTTGGAGGGGTTCGCGCCGAGGGTTGAAGGGGATTGgggtttgtttgatttttcacaagggtgtgtgagagagagagcgcTGCAGTGTGAGAAGGAGAAGACGGTGTTTTCGAGGGTGATCTCTGCGGTGTGGAGTGGGGGATCGAATGTGAGTGGCGGTGGTGAGTGTGAAGCTTTGTGCTTGGATGATTGCTCTTGCTCTGCTTTTGCTAATAGGAGTGGAGATGGATGTGTGTTGTTCAAGGATGACTTGATGGATCTTCAGAGGCTCGGGAACCAGTCGTCGTCGGGAGGCGATCTGTTTGTCCGGATGGAACGGGCCGATCGGCCGTCGAGGAAAG GAAAGAGGAAGGTTGTTGTGGCTGTAGCTGTCTCCATATCTGCTGCTGCACTGGTTGTTCTCTCTTTCTGTCTGTGGCCAATCCTCAAAAGCAAAG TGTTCAGGGTGGTGCATCAAGATCTGCTGCTACTCGATTTAAATCAAAGTAGTCGTGCAGTAGAGAGAAACAGAGAGTATGAGCTGCCGGTCTTCAGTTTCTCTAGCATTGCCGCGGCAACTAACAACTTTTCTGATGCAAACAAGCTAGGAGAGGGTGGCTTTGGGCCTGTTTACAAG ggAGAGCTCCTCAATGGGCAGTTTGTAGCAGTTAAACGGCTCTCGCAAAGTTCTGATCAAGGACTAGAGGAATTCAGAAATGAGACACAACTGATTGCAAAACTGCAGCACAAAAATCTTGTTGGCATCTTAGGATGTTGTACAGAAAAGGATGAGAATATATTAGTCTATGAATATATGCCCAACAAGAGCTTGGATGTCTTCATTTTTG AGCCGGAGAAGAAAGGGCTACTGGACTGGAAGAAGCGAGTGGAGATCATCGAAGGCATTGCTCAAGGGCTTCTGTATCGCCACCATTATTCGCGGCTGAGAATGATCCATAGAGATTTAAAAGCTAGTAATGTTCTGCTAGATGCGGAGATGAACCCTAAAATCTCAGATTTCGGGATGGCTAGGATATTCGGAGGCAACGAGTCACGATCAAATACTAAGAGGATTGTTGGGACTTA TGGCTATATGTCGCCGGAATATGCAATGAAAGGAGTTTTCTCTTTAAAGTCTGATGTATACTCTTTTGGAGTGGTGATGCTTGAGATCATAACTGGAAAAACCATCTCTGAGTTATATGATTCTAACCGTCTTACCCTGCTTGAATAT GGTTGGAACATGTGGAAACAAGAAAGAGGGCTTGAGCTGGTTGATCCGATTTTGGAAGTGCCTAGATCTTCATACTCTGTTGCATTGAAATGCATCAACATCGCTCTATTGTGCGTCCAAGGAAATCCAGATGATCGGCCTCTGATGTCGGATGTGGTGTCTATGTTGAATAACGACAAGGCAGCGATTGCATCACCGGACCATCCTGCTTTCACGGTCGGGACAACAAGTGCAGCATTAGAAATCGCCTCTGTCAATCACTTGACAGTGTCTCAAATCGATCCTCGTTAA